aaatcaattaattaaaacaggCAGAAGTTGCACTGTCTAATGCACTGTATCTTGCAATAACTCTGAAATCAAATGTTATAGAAGGGGTGATCTCCTGGAATTATTACGCATCCCAACCCATATGTAAGCTCCTAGAAGTGAATACTCACCCATGGATGATGTCCAGGAGTGTGTACGCAACCAAaacacaacaaaagaaaagaaaagagagagagaaaagagcaCCGATGTATACACTCATGAGACAGGCAAGTAGAATCCATATTCATAATCATAGATGATTGATTATCACCAGAATTTAGCAAATGCAAATacatattgaaattaattttacctTATAGCAGCATTTATTCCAAGGAACAACATTAGTTCAATGCCATTGATATTCAAGCTGAAATATATACAACTCAGAAGATTAACAACAAGTTAAAATCAAGCTAAgattgattaataattaattgatataaCAATGATTAGGATGATGATGAATGAATGACTGACCAGATGGTAAGGGCACCAACAGCAATGACTGCGTTACTAAGATGTCCGGTGAGAATAACAATACTCATCATATACCAGAGCTCCAGGCAAAGCATGACTGCTGAAGCTAGTGAGAGGATGACAAAGGACCAAATATCCTTAAATGCAGCCCAGGAAAACCCACGCCATCCTTCCTTACACCAGCCCATCACGTACACAGCTTGAGCCAGAGCAGTTGACCATCCAGTGAGGTCTAAAGCGATTGCTGCGCCAGTGGCACCCCAACCAAGCTTATAGATGAAGAGCCAAAGCCAAAAAGCGTGTAGAAGGAGAGTCGAAAAGGCAATCCAGGCAAGCACTCCAACCTTGCGTTGAGCTTGAAGGAACTTTTGGGTAGGGAAATAGATAGCCAGTGAAAACAAATTAGGTATGCCTACGATGGTGAATTTTCCGGCAAGGTCAGAAAGATCATCTTCTTGGCCAATGGCTTTGAGGATAGGAGCGGAAAAAATGTAAATGGGCAAGAGGACGACACAACTGACGAATAAGATGATGGCTGATCTTTGCAAGTAAACACCGAGCATATGAACTTGACCAGCACCAAAAGCTTGACCACAGAGGGTCTCGAGGGCACTGCCCATACCAAGAAGGAAGCCGAAAGCGAAGGTCATGATGACAGAGAGGGAAACAGAAACGGCAGAGAGTTGCAAGTTTCCAAGATGGCCAACAAAGATAGAGGTTAAAGTGTTGGTACCATACTGACAGAGCAGAGTGATGGCAATAGGACCGCCAATCTTCCATAACTTAACAGTCTCTTTCCAAAATACGAACTTCATAAAGTCTTTGAAAGTCTTGGAAACTGCAGGTGAGTAGTCtccttctgcttctgcttcttgtgGTGCTGCTGGTGGAGGTAATGGTGACGACGACGAAGATCCATTTTTGAGCTGCAGAAGTGGTGTCGTGCTCTCCATATTAagggtatttatatatatggtaACAATATCAAGGAAATGAGTGATATGGAAGTTTTGTGTTTCGGTCTTTCTTGATATACACTTTTAAGAAGAAGatgattgattatatatatatatatatatatatatatatagagagagagagagagagagagagagagagagagagagagagagttgaaaGTTAGGTTGGATGAAACTAGTTAAGGACTTtgtatgatatttattttactttagaAAGGAGTGATCGGCAGCAGGCAACAGCTTTTGTCTGTTTGTCCGAAGCAATTAAAGAATGATCTCAGTAGAAAACGTGATATATgtgttgaaataattaagatgaAACACGAAAAGAAAGTTagagttttgattaatttgtatattatgaatacatggttttaatctaaatacaaataaaatgtgtgtatatatatgtgtgtgtgtattggcCGGTCACTGCAATGAAGGAGCGACCAGTCAAACCGGCAGTCTATGCATGGAATGGAAATAATGTTTTGTCTGTTTGTCCATTGTATCCATGGAAGTGGAGTAGCCACCACCCATTTGGATCAtcagagtttttttaattgtctggtttttttttttaaatatatattgaaatgatatattttttaaaatcaatttttaatattaatatattcaaataatatagaatattaaaaaataataaagtttttaaaaagcaaagaaaaacaatcgCTGGTAACTAACGTTCCGTTCCATCAAAGTCATGAAATGCATGTTCTCACTCATCAGTCAACACACAACgaattttcctttcctttgacaTAATGTTTGCCTTCAGGGTCGGATCGTCAGAGAGTACAAATCCGTAGGGTAAGATTAGATCTTGCCTGAGAAAACAATTTAGGaatggcttcttcttcttcttcttcttcttcttcttcttcttcgtctgttgttttttttaactgtccTTGCGTCTATGCAAGAAGCCTCTGTCAATCCCACCATCAAACAATGAATTGAATTCAGCTTCCAGTGTTGCTGTCTTTGTGGAGTTATCTGACTCTATTCAGAAAGGGATCTTCATAAATGGGCCATCCATTGTTTATATTAGAGGAGGTACTGTTTAGCCCAATATTCTCTCAGGTTAATCTTTACTTACTCAGCCCAAATCGTCCATCAAACTCAGCCCATCTCTACTCCACTCTGAACCCTGAAGTCCATCTTTAAAATACACAAAACCCTAACCTCAAACTGCTAGCTATCCTCTCTTAAACCCTAAATCACACGCGTACTGCTTGTTCACACTGCACTGATCTGATAGTGATAACCAACAGCAGCCTGCAGGTATACCTCCCCTTCTTCAACTGTCACCGTCTGTCCATTATGGCAGCCCTTCCAACACCATCTGGTTTTAGCCCCAAAACCGTGGAGAAAGCTGTGAACGCTCTTCTCAAATGGAGATCATCCAAATTGAATACCCAAAAGCCTCAACTACTGGAACATGACGAGTTTTTCTACCTTATCTTAACCCTAAAAAAGATCCCACATAAGGGTGTCAGCCGCATCAACGCCCACAAAATCCCTCTCCCTTGCCCCTTAACCAACCCTCTAACTGAAGCCCCTGAGCTCTGCTTAATCATCGATGACAGACCCAAATCAGGCCTCAATAAAGATGCTGCCAAGAAGAAGATTCAAAACGACAACATACCCATCTCCAAAATCATCAAGATTTCCAAGCTCAAGACCGATTACCGTCCCTTTGAGGCTAAGAGGAAACTCTGTGATTCTTATGATATGTTCTTTGCGGATAAAAGGGTGGTTCCTCTCTTGCCTAAGATGTTAGGGAAACAGttttttaagaagaagaagattccGATGACTTTGGATTTGAAGCACCAAAATTGGAAGGAGCAGATTGACAAGGCGTGTGGGTCTGCCTTGTTGTTCCTGAGGACTGGAACTTGTAGTGTGGTGAAGGTAGGGAGGGTTTCGATGAGTAGAGAGGAGATTTCCAAAAATGTGATGGCTGCTATTAATGGGATCGCGGAGATTGTGCCCAGGAAGTGGGGTGGTATTAGGTCTTTCCATTTGAAGTTGCTTGATAGCCTGGCTTTGCCTGTTTATCAGGCAGTCCCTGATTTGAAGTTGAAGATTGATGGTAGTGCAAAAgagcaggaggaggaggatgtggCTGCTGAGGAGGAAGATAAGGTTAAAGAGGGGAAAATTGGGAAAAAGAAGGGAAGGATACATGAGGTTAGATATATGGATAATAACGATGATGGTCGGGTTGTTGATGAGGATGAATTGGGGAGAGACTTTGAAGGGGATATTGATAACCATGCTGATGATCATGTTGAAAAGGGCAGTGATGAATTATTGAATAAGAAGAGAAAGATGGGAGATAATAAAGGGAAAGGTGAGAAGAAGGTAGCTAAGTTGAAGAAAGAAGATGGtttcaagaaaaagaaggcaaagaatGAAGATGTTACCAAGcaaaagaagataaagaaaaatgcTTTGGCTTTAGAGAGTGGGGGAATGCAAGTGAAGgataacaagaagaagaaaagattggCTGCATGATGATTGAATGCCGCTTCCTGGAGAGTCCACACAAGGAAATTTGCTGCTTGCTTAACTTGGAGAGAATCAGTGCATGGTTCTATGCCTGTCCTTTTAGCAGTTTTGGTCTGAGGTTTTAATTATGGTATTCATGAtgtcaactctttttttttagtttatttatattcagaaatttaatatgaaagttttttttctccttaattATGTTTCTTGATTATGGAGAACAGACAGAGTGGTAATTTGATAGTCAGTCTTTCATTGGATAGAGTTCAAATTTACTTTCTTATCTCCTAAATTGTAAGTTTTCTGCATGATGGGTGGAATGCAGTTTGAGTTCAAATGTTGCATAAACTGGAATTaggcttatttatttatactgatACTTCAACCTGGTGGTTCCATATGTTGGCTTGCAAGCAAACTGGAAGTCGTTGGTCGTCTGATATGAATTGTGTCGGACATCCTTACGGACTGGCTAGGGAACTTGCTCCTAACATGTAGTGTTGCGAACTTGCAGAATACCGGTTTCTGAGGAAATTGTGAGTCAGAGGAGGCTTATAAAATGACATGTAGTTGGGAGGAggctaaaaaatagaaaagaaaaaaaaggttaccAAGGAGAGGGATTTTTTAGATGGGATCTTATAGTGTCAAAGCAGTTCTGCACCTAAAGACTGATCCTATTCGATCTGATTGTTCTAGATGCTGTCAATCTCTAATTTGATTGTCTTAATTCTCAAAAGCTTGCATGCTGTCCCTGCCCAATTGCTTTTTGAATGAGCTAATTAGGATTTGAGCGTGCTGAGATTGGATAAAAGCggggtcaaattgaaatttaaggtTTTCATTTGCCCCTTCTATCTTCTTAAAAGAGCTTTATAGGAGATTTGAGCCATTCTCCACTTCACACGATGTTTCTGCCAACGGATATCCATACAAACACGGGGTATTCTTGAGAGCATCCATGCTTCCTAGGTAGATATCCATGCAAACACGCAAGCATGCAAATGCATTTGCCAAAGGACTTAACAGCAGCCACATCGTGAAACTGTGCACAAGAAAATTACTGAGCATAGAAAAAGGTGTTTAGACATGAACCTATACATTCCTTTTGATTGTGCACAATATATACACTCTCAAAATCCAATTATCCGGGGGAGGGGGATGAGCTAGCATAGCAAGACATGGTGAGCGCAAAACATCAAGCTGGGCCATTGCAGATGTTGATTCTGCCTTCCTGGAAACCTACATGGTGAATATGTCAACTTAAAGAGTAGTTCAATGTATACAAATCTGAATTCCTAGTCTCTGATATAACATTAGAAAACAGATGAAATCATTACTGATATGATTGGAACCCAATTGAAGATGGGGGCGCAGGCACAGTCACAGTCACAGGCGAAagattatttcattatttttcgcATCATTCACAAAGATTATTTAATGACAGGGCAACCCAAAAATACAGGGCCAGTTTACATTGTTGCAACAACACGAGTTTACATCTTAAAACttgtttcaaaatttttaacccCCAATTAGATCTAAAGTTTGTGttctttggtttgtttttctGCATCCAATTGAAGATAGGggctcacacacacacacacacacacacgcacgcacCCACCAAGGCACAGGCACCTGCATAAATACTCAACAAAGGAAATGAaagtggagagaaaaaaaatggctCAGTGAAAAATAGTGTAACTTGGAGGTCCAAACATGTAATGGacgattaaaaaaacactaaagtgCAACTATTGGAAAAGTAGGTAGCAAAAAATTGCATGAGATAACTCTGCAACCCAAAACAAAGtccaagtgttttttaatttgaatgcaGAGCACAACATCTGGCACTTCACAACTTCCTACTTTCCATGTCAAATATGGCAAATTCTCTAAACAAGCTATTCCAGGTTTTCActcacttaattttttaatttgtgtggCTGTAATGCACCGCGGATATATTTATCTGCTATAAGATATAAATGATCACTTACTTTCAAAGTCctagaaaaaaatgttgcaCCACTCAATGCCACTGCTTTCTCAGCAGAATCCTTGATGGAAAAGGCAACATGAGCAGCTCTAAAAGAAGAATATAAGATACAGTCAACCGATATAgtctcaaaataatatatatcagaCTAAAGACCCTGTTAATCAGAAAAATAACATGGCTGAAATTTGATGTCTAGCCCTCTCTGGCCAGTGGTTTTGTCGGTCAAGATCACTACATTCTCAACCACTCCACACTTGGCAAAGTACAATCATAGAGCTTCTTTTGTTGCTGCAAAATGTACCTGTATCTTAATTATGAGACATCTTGAAGTATATGAGGAGACTTTTAGGAAACAATACACAGGGATAAGTTCAGAGTATCAATATGTTTCTGAATTGGTAACATTTCTAAATTTGTAAAGCAGAAAATGCTCTCATGGTAATCTGGTGcgagtaaaaataattttagaaagaaaaaataatttaggaaagaaaagagccgcaggagaacaagaaaaaaaatactttaagaaagaagaagaggaaggcaATTTTCATTAACACTTTCCAAGTAAGGCATGGTTAAGCTACTGTCTTCCACTATCTACATGTTAAACTCTGTTGCTTATTGGGCTTGGAAACATTTCAGATCTTGTACATATCAGAAAAGAAGCTGATAAGCAGAAATTACGGACTTTGATTGCCTAAATTCTGGTAAAAAATATgcacagaaaagaaagaagggatTGAAACTTCCTGTAGATTCAGCAACTGAAAGTATTTGTGACTTGCTAATATGAGCCAAAAAACAACATTCTGAAAATGAATCAATGCTCCCATTTAAAACACCCATGACTTGTCAGTAAACAATGCAAcacagaagaagagaaagattgCGAAACATTTGATTGACTTTACATTTGTCACAAACACAGTTCTCATCTTGGTATCTTCTTCTGCATGGATTTTTCCATCTGCAAATGCACAAGgtaataaaatttaatgcatGATGATATCCACTAAGAACAATAGAAAACTCAACAATCATTGTCAACTTGTCAAGCAAGATAAAAAAGGAGGACCATCTTTATTATTTGAATCTAGAAAGCAGAAGGGAAATCTTGGAGATCCATATAAGATGGCAAAACACCAAGTTGTAATCCTAAACCAGCTGGGCTCAGCTTAATTAGATGATAGACTGAAACATTGAAACCAAAAAATCTACACTTTGACATTATTATGGAActctttatttaaaatgattctaCTAAATTAATATAAGACCACATCGTTCATGAAGATACAAGTTGCATCACCAATGcagaattaatttgaatggaAAATCAGACATGTTGTGCATTTATTTCCTAATCTATGAAATGTGTTCATTCTTTACTCATGTTAGATACCAGATTGCTcctaaggaaaagaaaagtgcAGCATACACAGGTCAAAAGTGTTCAGGTTCCCCTCTTCAAAATTAATCAGCTTCCACCCTCCattctcctttcctttcttaCAAAGACAGGCATCTATGCCATTTTCATTGCCCTATCTCTGTgcatagtcttttttttttctttttttctttgaggtGCCATGTAAAGTTTCTGTGTGTGTGGTGCAGGAGAAGTGATCAAGTTATGGAAATAACCTACCAGAACGTGACAATAAATTGGACTTTCCATCTTTCTCCATCTCAACTTGCTTTGACCGAAGCTTAGACAGTTCCAATTCAATTTTATGTAGTTTCTGTTTCACATCTAGCACTTCCTGCAAAACAAAAGGCTTTCAAAGCTTCGACACACTGATCACATATTCTCATCGTATTTTAGGGGAGTGAGATAAGAAGGAAATCAACTCTTTAATAAGATCAACTCTGTCACTGCCCAAAATAGAAAAGTAAAATCCTCTCTTAGTTGCTGTTTCCCATAGCCTAAACCCAGACCTTAACACTCATGCAGCATTTATCACCAATTAGCAATGGTTTTGAAGGCAGTAACATACCGAGATCAAATTTGGAGTAGctttagaattttcttttattatagtTGACCATTtagaaaattgtgaaaaatctaGGCACTGAAGCTCCTTCCTGCTACAGCCAGCCAAAGCATCCTGGTCAGTACAAATTTCCCCGAAGTGTCATTTCATCTAATATTGTTTGCAGCATGAGCTTCATGCATCATTCTCGTTGATCTCTCCAATTTCCTGCTCTCAGGCTGGATGTTACCACGGCCAGTAACTCCAGTCATACTCCCTCTAAGTTCACTATTTAAAACAGGAAGCACTGCTTTGTGTTGGTTAAGCAATTCCTGCTTTTGAATCACTGTACCCAAACCATCACACAACTCAACAGTTTTGACCCCTGAAGGTACATCATCACATGGCTTTCCCCATCTATCCCAAACACTAATACGATGTTTTTCCTTCTGGTGGGACTCTGCATGAACAGATCTTGGCAAAGGacattttcctaaaaaaatagttgaaaaagtGTCCACACATGAACATAGTAGATGAAGAAAATGATCATGCATTTAAACACAGTTCACCGATGAGCAAGAAAACGTAAAAGCATGAAAGATTAAACATTTACGCATTTTGCATAATCACAATGAATGCAAATATCAGCACAGTAATCTTTGAGCTATCTTCCTACTGTTCATGTACCACAGATCATCTAGTTATTGCACACAAGATGTCATATAAATTGGCTGCATATGTGGCACCTGATGTGGAGGGTTGTGGATTTCTAAAAGCTGGTTCCCTTCTGGGTATAAGCTGATTAAATAGCATGTTGCAGCTACTATGGACGATCTGCTGTACAATGAGGCAATGCTCAAGTTAAACTAGAAACTGTAGAGAAGAAGCCAGAAAAGCCAAATAATAGATGTGGCTACACCAACCTTCGTTGCTTTATCAATACACTGAGAATTTTGCTTTGAATTGGAAGAGCTTTCTTTCCTCAAAGATTCATTTGCCAAGGAATTATAAAGAACATTCTCAGAAGCACCAATCTTTCCGTGACGCTCAGTCTTGCAAGGCCGTGACAATACTTTTTTTGAAGTGATCTCAGATGATAGAGAAGAAGAACTTTGAACTTGTTCTCTTCAGTAAGTTGACCGTGATTGACATTACAGAAGTTAGGATCAGAAGTAGTTGGCAACTGGCGCATCTGATCATCTTTGATctgcaattacaaaaaaatatcaaatcaaattcCACTACTTGGATTCATGCATGGTGATTAAACACATATATTATGTAATCCAAGTTGGATTACCACAAAAACATCCATAGTGCTACTATCATGGCCATGACTCTGAAAATCCTTTAATTTGTTGATCTTGGAATCCTTAGCGCATGGAGTGGTGATATTGACATTCTTTGCATCTGATAATAAACAAATATCCTTGTTGGACTGATGGACATATTTCAAAAGAAGATCCCACAACCTTTACAGAAAACATAATAAGGGGAAACGTATTAGCAACTTCACAGCAATTTGACGCtaagaagagaaaatataacAACGAATACGGATAATCTAACGAAAgctaaagtaaataaaaatcaatcttttcCTGGATTGCTCAAAACAATGCATTGTTGACAATGTGGCTGCTCTATCTTTAACACAAGCGTCACAATTGATAATTGCTTTGAGGTTATAGGACTAATAAGTTACCATCTTAATCGAAATTGAAGCAATTAGAGATTTAAGtagtaaaaatgaaattaaaacaagtagAAAGGGTGGTTTAGAGTTACCAAGAAACAAACTCCTGAGTCCTTTGACCAAGAAATGCTTCGAGATCGTGTCTGGCCTGCTCTTGATTCTTCCCATTACAAACAAGCACTGTAATATACtcctggaagaagaagaagaccaccattataattttcattttgatttttaataaaagaaaaaggaagacaaAGTTGTAAAGTCAGGTTTGTGAGCGGCTAGAAGCACAAAacaatgatgatattaaaaaaaaggggaaggAAAATGCAATTAAATTGATAGAATGTAGGAGGAGAAGAGAACTGGTTACAATGGatgggataaaaaaagagaaagaaaaagagtaggAATTACAGCAAGGACATGGTCGTGGG
The genomic region above belongs to Populus alba chromosome 12, ASM523922v2, whole genome shotgun sequence and contains:
- the LOC118060478 gene encoding protein DETOXIFICATION 35, encoding MESTTPLLQLKNGSSSSSPLPPPAAPQEAEAEGDYSPAVSKTFKDFMKFVFWKETVKLWKIGGPIAITLLCQYGTNTLTSIFVGHLGNLQLSAVSVSLSVIMTFAFGFLLGMGSALETLCGQAFGAGQVHMLGVYLQRSAIILFVSCVVLLPIYIFSAPILKAIGQEDDLSDLAGKFTIVGIPNLFSLAIYFPTQKFLQAQRKVGVLAWIAFSTLLLHAFWLWLFIYKLGWGATGAAIALDLTGWSTALAQAVYVMGWCKEGWRGFSWAAFKDIWSFVILSLASAVMLCLELWYMMSIVILTGHLSNAVIAVGALTICLNINGIELMLFLGINAAISVRVSNELGLGHPRAAKYSVMVTVFQSLVIGLILMAVVLVAKDYFAYIFTSNKEMQVATSKLAFILAITMVLNSVQPVISGVAIGGGWQALVAYINIGCYYVFGLPLGYLLGYRAKLGVEGVWGGMLGGTALQTLLLLIVLYKTNWKKEVAETAERMRKWGGRDINNNDDRIGANEA
- the LOC118060556 gene encoding uncharacterized protein — protein: MAALPTPSGFSPKTVEKAVNALLKWRSSKLNTQKPQLLEHDEFFYLILTLKKIPHKGVSRINAHKIPLPCPLTNPLTEAPELCLIIDDRPKSGLNKDAAKKKIQNDNIPISKIIKISKLKTDYRPFEAKRKLCDSYDMFFADKRVVPLLPKMLGKQFFKKKKIPMTLDLKHQNWKEQIDKACGSALLFLRTGTCSVVKVGRVSMSREEISKNVMAAINGIAEIVPRKWGGIRSFHLKLLDSLALPVYQAVPDLKLKIDGSAKEQEEEDVAAEEEDKVKEGKIGKKKGRIHEVRYMDNNDDGRVVDEDELGRDFEGDIDNHADDHVEKGSDELLNKKRKMGDNKGKGEKKVAKLKKEDGFKKKKAKNEDVTKQKKIKKNALALESGGMQVKDNKKKKRLAA
- the LOC118060557 gene encoding uncharacterized protein; translated protein: MGGIGVISAQDDDAAAAASTSFKLKRKSAVASKLKSSISIHLRHSYSHDHVLAEYITVLVCNGKNQEQARHDLEAFLGQRTQEFVSWLWDLLLKYVHQSNKDICLLSDAKNVNITTPCAKDSKINKLKDFQSHGHDSSTMDVFVIKDDQMRQLPTTSDPNFCNVNHGQLTEENKFKVLLLYHLRSLQKKYCHGLARLSVTERLVLLRMFFIIPWQMNL